One genomic region from Rosa rugosa chromosome 1, drRosRugo1.1, whole genome shotgun sequence encodes:
- the LOC133724542 gene encoding protein trichome berefringence-like 7, producing the protein MMETMSNSSRTTSFSPTTSFNRSTSFNRSTSFKSRTPTVASPTVSQPSWVSRVSPFSWVSRWFHTLIVIFTFISFLIAVYGGYLYVMPSLNLTFHGYGVLEPAQSISSCNMFDGSWVVDDNYPLYNATECPFVEQGFNCLANGRRDEDYLKYRWKPNNCDIPRFNVQGILDKLRGKRVVFVGDSMSRTQWESLICLLMTGVEDKKSVYEVNGNKITKQIRYLGVRFSSFNFTVEFFRSVFLVQQGWMPRHAPKRVKSILKLDKLDDISNQWINSDILIFNTGQWWVPGKLFDTGCYFQVGNSLKLGLSIPTAFRTALDTWAAWVEEKITTNRTHVFFRTFEPSHWSDPTRRFCNVTDHPMLDTRGRDRSIFSDTVHEVVKNMTVPVAVLHVTSMSSFRSDAHVGNWSDKPSVPDCSHWCLPGLPDVWNEIILFYLFNDKGLPFLEGFEPWHSGG; encoded by the exons ATGATGGAGACAATGAGCAATTCAAGTAGGACTACGTCGTTCAGCCCGACTACATCATTCAATAGGAGCACATCATTCAATAGAAGTACATCATTCAAATCAAGAACCCCGACTGTAGCAAGCCCAACCGTCAGTCAACCTAGCTGGGTGTCGCGGGTTAGTCCATTTAGCTGGGTCTCGCGTTGGTTTCACACACTCATAGTGATTTTCACATTCATTTCGTTTCTCATTGCCGTTTATGGGGGTTATCTATATGTGATGCCAAGTCTCAACCTGACTTTTCATGGTTATGGTGTTTTGGAACCTGCTCAGTCGATAAGCAGTTGCAATATGTTTGATGGAAGTTGGGTTGTTGATGATAATTACCCATTGTACAATGCTACAGAGTGTCCCTTTGTGGAGCAGGGGTTCAATTGTTTGGCTAATGGTCGAAGAGATGAGGATTATCTGAAATATAGGTGGAAACCCAATAATTGTGATATACCAAGATTTAATGTGCAGGGTATATTGGACAAGCTTAGAGGAAAAAGAGTTGTTTTTGTGGGGGATTCTATGAGTAGAACACAGTGGGAGTCACTAATTTGCTTGCTCATGACTGGGGTGGAGGATAAGAAGAGTGTCTATGAAGTCAACGGGAATAAGATTACGAAACAGATCAGATATTTGGGTGTTCGCTTCAGTTCCTTCAATTTTACTGTCGAGTTCTTTCGATCAGTTTTCCTGGTTCAACAGGGTTGGATGCCTAGACATGCTCCAAAGAGGGTCAAGTCTATACTAAAGTTGGACAAGTTAGATGACATTAGCAATCAGTGGATTAATTCAGATATTCTGATATTCAACACGGGACAGTGGTGGGTTCCAGGAAAACTCTTTGACAC GGGTTGCTATTTCCAGGTTGGAAACTCACTAAAGCTTGGATTGTCAATTCCTACTGCATTTAGAACAGCACTGGATACTTGGGCAGCTTGGGTTGAGGAAAAGATCACCACTAACAGAACTCATGTCTTTTTTCGGACTTTTGAGCCCTCTCACTGGAG TGATCCAACTCGTAGATTTTGCAATGTGACCGATCACCCCATGTTAGACACCAGAGGTAGGGACAGAAGCATATTTTCAGACACTGTACATGAGGTGGTCAAGAATATGACAGTTCCTGTAGCCGTTCTTCATGTGACTTCCATGTCATCTTTCCGAAGTGATGCACATGTCGGTAACTGGAGCGATAAACCATCTGTTCCTGATTGTAGCCACTGGTGTCTTCCAGGATTACCTGATGTATGGAATGAAATCATCCTCTTTTACCTGTTTAATGACAAAGGGCTTCCTTTTCTAGAGGGATTCGA GCCTTGGCATTCTGGTGGATAG
- the LOC133725663 gene encoding serpin-Z1-like, whose protein sequence is MLWLLPDARDGLPALTERVCSESGFLDLHLNSFTTVRVKKFLIPKFKISSGFEASGVLKKIGLGDGCDFIAIFHESVIDVDENGTTAAAAAATCAQIWLSDGNFSKPKEIEEFVADHPFMFLITENRTRTVLFMGQVFNPLAG, encoded by the coding sequence ATGTTGTGGTTACTTCCGGATGCAAGAGATGGGTTGCCGGCTCTGACTGAGAGAGTTTGTTCCGAGTCCGGGTTTCTAGACCTCCATCTTAATAGTTTTACGACTGTTAGAGTGAAGAAATTCTTGATTCCAAAGTTTAAGATTTCATCCGGGTTTGAAGCTTCGGGTGTTCTGAAGAAAATAGGGCTGGGGGATGGTTGTGATTTTATAGCGATATTTCACGAATCTGTAATAGACGTTGATGAAAATGGCACAACAGCTGCAGCTGCAGCTGCTACTTGTGCTCAAATATGGCTTAGCGATGGTAACTTCTCCAAACCTAAAGAGATAGAAGAATTTGTGGCTGACCACCCCTTCATGTTTCTCATAACAGAAAACAGAACCAGAACGGTGCTGTTCATGGGGCAGGTGTTCAATCCTCTTGCAGGCTGA
- the LOC133725692 gene encoding uncharacterized protein LOC133725692, translating to MDQWLLRQTRHLPSKSEKERILTFISFLVWNIWKARCAFVYEHKPLSPSYTISTTIKLVTEFLDATNHSLVNLIHDTYESEPHPAWSAPPVEHVKVNCDASWLAPNSAGLGVVIRDHTDSFLGGSATQAICSSVEIAESEALLSGVNLAASLNLKKVKFESDAREVITNLKNPRARSWRLFLIIDQIRKRCSMFDYCTWGLGLGSP from the coding sequence ATGGATCAATGGCTTCTTAGGCAAACAAGACATCTTCCCAGTAAGAGTGAGAAAGAAAGGATTCTTACCTTTATTAGCTTCTTGGTTTGGAACATCTGGAAGGCGAGGTGTGCTTTTGTTTATGAGCATAAGCCCCTCTCTCCAAGCTATACCATCAGTACCACCATCAAGCTAGTAACTGAGTTTCTTGATGCAACTAACCACTCCCTGGTCAATCTGATCCATGACACTTATGAATCGGAACCTCATCCAGCTTGGAGTGCTCCCCCGGTTGAGCATGTCAAAGTCAATTGTGATGCGTCTTGGCTAGCCCCAAATTCAGCCGGACTCGGAGTAGTCATCAGGGATCATACTGACTCTTTCCTTGGGGGTTCTGCTACCCAGGCCATATGCTCTTCAGTGGAAATTGCAGAATCTGAAGCATTACTATCTGGGGTAAATCTTGCAGCATCattgaatttgaaaaaggtAAAATTTGAATCAGATGCAAGGGAGGTCATCACTAACCTGAAGAATCCAAGGGCTCGGAGCTGGAGATTGTTTCTGATCATCGATCAAATCCGGAAACGTTGCTCGATGTTTGATTACTGCACTTGGGGGTTGGGACTGGGTTCCCCGTGA